A stretch of the Streptomyces sp. NBC_00078 genome encodes the following:
- a CDS encoding sugar phosphate isomerase/epimerase has protein sequence MTVKQLAMPELVDACLELGVPGVGLWREPVQSYGLDATAKLVRDAGLTVTTLCRGGFFTAIDPAERAAALADNRRAIDEAATLGTDTLVLVSGGLPAGSKDLHGARERIADALGELGPYAQSHGVRLAIEPLHPMYAADRCVVSTLAQALDLAERFPARQVGVTVDTYHVWWDDNAPAQIARAGAGGRIHSFQLADWTTPLPEGVLTGRGQIGDGSIDMREWKGYVEAAGYTGPIEVELFNDDLWARDGREVLTETARRFAQHTG, from the coding sequence ATGACCGTCAAGCAGCTGGCGATGCCCGAACTGGTCGACGCCTGCCTGGAGTTGGGCGTGCCAGGAGTGGGCCTGTGGCGCGAACCGGTCCAGTCGTACGGTTTGGATGCGACGGCCAAGCTGGTCCGTGACGCGGGCCTGACCGTCACCACCCTCTGCCGCGGAGGCTTCTTCACGGCGATCGACCCGGCCGAGCGCGCGGCGGCGCTGGCCGACAACCGTCGTGCGATCGACGAGGCGGCGACCCTGGGCACCGACACCCTGGTCCTGGTCTCCGGCGGGCTGCCGGCCGGCTCCAAGGACCTGCACGGCGCCCGGGAGCGCATCGCCGACGCGCTGGGAGAGCTGGGCCCGTACGCGCAGTCGCACGGTGTCCGCCTGGCCATCGAGCCACTGCACCCGATGTACGCCGCTGACCGCTGCGTGGTCTCGACGCTCGCCCAGGCGCTCGACCTCGCGGAACGCTTCCCGGCCCGGCAGGTCGGCGTCACCGTCGACACGTACCACGTCTGGTGGGACGACAACGCGCCCGCGCAGATCGCCCGGGCGGGCGCGGGCGGCCGTATCCACTCCTTCCAGCTCGCCGACTGGACCACGCCGCTGCCCGAGGGCGTGCTCACCGGCCGCGGGCAGATCGGCGACGGCTCGATCGACATGCGGGAGTGGAAGGGCTACGTGGAGGCGGCCGGCTACACCGGGCCCATCGAGGTCGAGCTGTTCAACGACGACCTGTGGGCGCGGGACGGCCGCGAGGTCCTGACGGAGACGGCCCGACGCTTCGCCCAGCACACCGGCTGA
- a CDS encoding dihydrodipicolinate synthase family protein, whose product MTIQLPDFKGGFRAYDPRPEPLALTTGSPFTSRTVFSAAHVVADPFADVSPDSPAAVDWDATLAFRRHLWSHGLGVAEAMDTAQRGMGLDWAGAAELIRRSAAEAKAVGGRIACGVGTDQIAAGSLVEVRAAYEEQLALVEESGAQAIVMASRALAAAANGPEDYLEVYGHLLRQASEPVVLHWLGPMFDPALEGYWGSSDLDTATDTFLEVIAAHPDRVEGIKVSLLDAQREIDIRRRLPQGVRCYTGDDFNYPELIAGDEQGFSHALLGIFDPLGPLAAEAVRVLDTGDAAGFRALLDPTVELSRHLFQTPTRFYKTGVVFLAWLAGHQSHFTMVGGLQSARSLPHFARAYELADGLGLFPDPKLAEDRMKTLLALYGVTQ is encoded by the coding sequence GTGACCATCCAACTCCCCGACTTCAAGGGCGGGTTCAGGGCATACGACCCCCGCCCGGAACCCCTCGCCCTCACCACCGGCTCCCCCTTCACCTCGCGTACGGTCTTCTCGGCGGCGCATGTCGTCGCGGACCCCTTCGCGGACGTGTCGCCCGACTCGCCCGCCGCCGTCGACTGGGACGCCACCCTCGCCTTCCGCCGCCACCTGTGGTCCCACGGGCTCGGGGTCGCCGAGGCGATGGACACCGCTCAGCGCGGCATGGGCCTGGACTGGGCGGGCGCGGCCGAGCTGATCCGGCGCAGCGCCGCCGAGGCCAAGGCGGTCGGCGGCCGGATCGCCTGCGGCGTCGGCACCGACCAGATCGCCGCCGGATCCCTCGTGGAGGTCCGGGCGGCCTACGAGGAGCAGCTCGCCCTCGTCGAGGAGTCCGGCGCGCAGGCCATCGTGATGGCGTCCCGCGCCCTCGCGGCGGCGGCGAACGGCCCCGAGGACTACCTGGAGGTCTACGGCCACCTGCTCCGCCAGGCGTCCGAGCCGGTGGTCCTGCACTGGCTCGGCCCGATGTTCGACCCGGCGCTGGAGGGCTACTGGGGGTCGAGCGACCTCGACACGGCGACGGACACCTTCCTGGAGGTCATCGCCGCTCACCCCGACAGGGTGGAGGGCATCAAGGTCTCCCTCCTCGACGCCCAGCGCGAGATCGACATCCGCCGCCGGCTCCCGCAGGGCGTGCGCTGCTACACGGGCGACGACTTCAACTACCCCGAGCTGATCGCGGGCGACGAGCAGGGCTTCAGCCACGCCCTGCTCGGCATCTTCGACCCGCTGGGCCCGCTGGCCGCGGAGGCGGTACGGGTCCTGGACACGGGTGATGCGGCGGGCTTCCGGGCCCTGCTGGACCCGACCGTCGAACTCTCCCGCCACCTCTTCCAGACCCCCACCCGCTTCTACAAGACGGGCGTGGTCTTCCTCGCCTGGCTGGCCGGCCACCAGTCGCACTTCACGATGGTCGGCGGCCTCCAGTCGGCCCGCTCCCTCCCGCACTTCGCCCGCGCCTACGAGCTCGCCGACGGCCTGGGCCTGTTCCCCGACCCGAAACTGGCCGAGGACCGGATGAAGACCCTCCTTGCCCTCTACGGAGTGACCCAGTGA
- a CDS encoding Gfo/Idh/MocA family protein — protein MTRKTVRIAMNGVTGRMGYRQHLVRSILAIREQGGLDLGDGTVLWPEPILVGRREHALKALAEQHGLDPANISTDVDAVLADPTVDIYFDAQVTSAREEAIKKAIAAGKHIYTEKPTATGLEGALELARLAQEKGIKHGVVQDKLFLPGLLKLKRLIDGGFFGRILSIRGEFGYWVFEGDWQTAQRPSWNYRAEDGGGIVVDMFPHWEYVLHELFGRVKSVQAIATTHIPQRWDENGKPYDATADDAAYGIFELDGGAIAQINSSWAVRVGRDELVEFQVDGTEGSAVAGLRNCRVQHRTMTPKPVWNPDIPATYSFRDQWQEIPDNEEFDNGFKAQWELFLKHVYADAPYHWDLLAGARGVQLADLGLRSSAEGLRIDVPEIAL, from the coding sequence GTGACACGCAAGACGGTGCGTATCGCCATGAACGGCGTGACCGGGCGCATGGGCTACCGCCAGCACCTGGTCCGTTCCATCCTGGCCATCCGCGAACAGGGTGGCCTCGACCTCGGTGACGGCACCGTGCTGTGGCCGGAGCCGATCCTGGTCGGCCGCCGCGAGCACGCGCTCAAGGCGCTCGCCGAACAGCACGGCCTGGACCCGGCGAACATCTCCACCGACGTGGACGCGGTACTCGCGGACCCGACCGTCGACATCTACTTCGACGCCCAGGTGACCTCGGCCCGCGAGGAGGCGATCAAGAAGGCGATCGCGGCGGGCAAGCACATCTACACCGAGAAGCCCACCGCCACCGGCCTTGAGGGCGCCCTCGAACTCGCCCGGCTCGCGCAGGAGAAGGGCATCAAGCACGGCGTCGTCCAGGACAAGCTCTTCCTCCCGGGCCTGCTGAAGCTCAAGCGCCTCATCGACGGCGGCTTCTTCGGCCGGATCCTGTCCATCCGTGGCGAGTTCGGCTACTGGGTCTTCGAGGGCGACTGGCAGACGGCCCAGCGCCCGTCCTGGAACTACCGCGCGGAGGACGGCGGCGGCATCGTCGTCGACATGTTCCCGCACTGGGAGTACGTGCTGCACGAGCTGTTCGGCCGGGTGAAGTCCGTCCAGGCCATCGCCACCACCCACATCCCGCAGCGCTGGGACGAGAACGGCAAGCCCTACGACGCCACCGCCGACGACGCCGCCTACGGCATCTTCGAGCTCGACGGCGGCGCGATCGCCCAGATCAACTCCAGCTGGGCCGTGCGCGTGGGCCGCGACGAACTCGTCGAGTTCCAGGTCGACGGCACCGAGGGCTCCGCGGTCGCCGGCCTGCGCAACTGCCGCGTCCAGCACCGCACCATGACCCCCAAGCCGGTCTGGAACCCCGACATCCCGGCCACGTACTCCTTCCGCGACCAGTGGCAGGAGATCCCGGACAACGAGGAGTTCGACAACGGCTTCAAGGCCCAGTGGGAGCTGTTCCTCAAGCACGTCTACGCCGACGCCCCCTACCACTGGGACCTCCTCGCCGGCGCCCGCGGCGTCCAGCTCGCCGACCTGGGCCTGAGGTCCTCGGCCGAGGGCCTGCGCATCGACGTACCGGAGATTGCGCTGTGA
- a CDS encoding LacI family DNA-binding transcriptional regulator, with the protein MTVTLADVAARAQVSPATVSRVLNGNYPVAASTRERVLKAVDDLDYVLNGPASSLAAATSDLVGILVNDIADPFFGIMASAIQAEIGGPGGRAGGERLAVVCNTGGSPERELTYLTLLQRQRAAAVVLTGGAIQDAPHAAAVASKLRKLTNAGTRVVLCGRPPAPDTGAIALAFDNCGGGQRLTEHLIGLGHRRLGYIAGPQERTTTRHRLEGHRAALAAAGIEEDPRWTVWGRYDRTSGYEATLELLRRDPSLTAVVAANDSVALGACAALRESGLRIPQDVSVAGFDDLPFSIDAVPALTTVRLPLAEAGARAGRIAMGREEPPPGDIATVRGELMVRGSSGVPRSPAST; encoded by the coding sequence ATGACGGTGACCCTGGCGGACGTGGCGGCCCGCGCGCAGGTCTCGCCCGCGACGGTGTCGCGCGTGCTGAACGGGAACTATCCCGTCGCCGCATCCACCCGTGAGCGGGTGCTGAAGGCGGTCGACGATCTGGACTACGTGCTGAACGGGCCGGCGAGTTCGCTGGCCGCGGCCACTTCCGACCTGGTGGGGATTCTCGTCAACGACATCGCCGACCCGTTCTTCGGGATCATGGCGAGCGCGATCCAGGCGGAGATCGGTGGGCCCGGGGGCCGTGCCGGGGGCGAGCGGCTGGCGGTCGTCTGCAACACGGGGGGTTCGCCGGAGCGTGAACTGACGTATCTGACACTGCTGCAGCGGCAGCGCGCGGCGGCGGTCGTGCTGACCGGCGGTGCCATTCAGGACGCGCCGCACGCGGCGGCCGTGGCGTCGAAGCTGCGCAAGCTGACCAACGCGGGGACGCGGGTGGTGCTGTGCGGTCGGCCGCCGGCGCCCGACACCGGGGCGATCGCGCTCGCCTTCGACAACTGCGGGGGCGGACAGCGGCTGACCGAGCACCTGATCGGGCTGGGGCACCGGCGGCTCGGGTACATCGCGGGGCCACAGGAGCGGACGACGACGCGGCACCGGCTGGAGGGGCACCGGGCGGCGCTGGCCGCGGCGGGGATCGAGGAGGATCCCCGGTGGACGGTGTGGGGCCGGTACGACCGGACCTCGGGATACGAGGCGACGCTTGAGCTGCTGCGCCGGGATCCGTCCCTCACGGCGGTGGTCGCGGCGAACGACTCCGTCGCGCTGGGGGCGTGTGCCGCGCTGCGGGAGTCCGGGCTGCGGATTCCTCAGGACGTGTCGGTCGCCGGGTTCGACGATCTGCCGTTCAGCATCGACGCGGTGCCCGCTCTGACGACGGTGCGGTTGCCGTTGGCGGAGGCGGGGGCGCGGGCCGGACGGATCGCCATGGGGCGGGAGGAGCCGCCGCCGGGGGATATCGCGACGGTTCGGGGGGAGCTGATGGTTCGGGGGTCGTCCGGGGTGCCCCGGAGCCCGGCATCCACGTGA
- a CDS encoding class I SAM-dependent methyltransferase: METSASRNAAYDEHADWYNDHMSADGRGDYVRTVHVALGDLLGPGGGRCLDVCCGTGAHASRLRQLGWARVGVDLSGGQLRHAARRLPVALADATALPLADASVPAAVCVLASTDVPDYAAVLREIARVLEPGGRFVHLGVHPCFVGAFADRSDPPRVIVDPRYTDRSRRFDGWSSKGVRARVGAWHLPLAALLNAAATAGLRLTRTVETGPDDVPEQFGFLAVKDS, from the coding sequence ATGGAGACATCGGCCAGCAGGAACGCGGCGTACGACGAACACGCCGACTGGTACAACGACCACATGTCCGCCGACGGCCGGGGCGACTACGTCCGCACGGTCCACGTCGCCCTCGGCGACCTGCTCGGCCCCGGCGGCGGACGCTGCCTCGACGTCTGCTGCGGCACCGGCGCCCACGCGTCCCGGCTGCGCCAACTGGGCTGGGCCCGGGTGGGAGTCGACCTCTCCGGCGGTCAACTGCGCCATGCGGCACGGCGGTTGCCGGTCGCCCTCGCCGACGCGACGGCGCTCCCCCTGGCGGACGCCTCGGTGCCGGCCGCCGTGTGCGTGCTGGCGAGCACGGACGTGCCGGACTACGCGGCGGTCCTGCGCGAGATCGCACGGGTGCTGGAGCCCGGGGGCCGGTTCGTGCACCTGGGAGTGCACCCGTGCTTCGTCGGCGCCTTCGCGGACCGAAGCGATCCACCGAGGGTGATCGTGGACCCCCGGTACACCGACCGCTCCCGCCGCTTCGACGGCTGGAGCTCCAAGGGCGTACGGGCCCGCGTCGGCGCCTGGCACCTCCCGCTGGCCGCCCTCCTGAACGCCGCGGCGACAGCGGGCCTACGCCTCACCCGTACCGTGGAGACCGGCCCGGACGACGTGCCGGAGCAGTTCGGGTTCCTGGCGGTGAAGGACAGCTGA
- a CDS encoding bifunctional helix-turn-helix transcriptional regulator/GNAT family N-acetyltransferase, with protein sequence MTVQDIRTFNRFYTNVIGALDYSRQLYAPYTLTESRVLYELAHSPRTDAVDLRSELSLDAGYLSRILNKFEDDGLIERVPSARDPRRRQVTLTPRGRETAGLLAERANESVGALLATVPSADRPRLSEAMRTVREILSDGRPPRREDVVLREPGPGDLGWIVQRNAALYAAEYGFNADYEGLVARIVADYAEDHDPHLERVWVAEVDGRPVGCIMCVRDDAPATARLRLLLVEPEARGLGIGDRLVGAVVDFARGVGYRDIVLWTNDVLGAARRIYQRHDFVLVAEKPHRSFGKDLTGQDWRLDLHGSPG encoded by the coding sequence ATGACCGTCCAGGACATCCGCACCTTCAACCGCTTCTACACGAACGTCATCGGCGCTCTCGACTACAGCCGCCAGCTGTACGCCCCGTACACGCTGACGGAGTCCCGTGTGCTCTACGAACTCGCGCACTCCCCTCGTACGGACGCGGTCGATCTGCGGAGCGAACTCTCCCTGGACGCCGGGTACCTGAGCCGGATCCTGAACAAGTTCGAGGACGACGGGCTGATCGAGCGCGTACCGTCCGCGCGTGATCCCCGGCGCCGCCAGGTCACCCTCACCCCGCGCGGGCGCGAGACCGCGGGCCTGCTGGCCGAGCGGGCCAACGAGTCCGTGGGCGCGCTCCTCGCCACCGTACCCTCCGCCGACCGCCCCCGCCTGTCCGAGGCGATGCGCACGGTCCGCGAGATCCTCTCCGACGGCCGTCCGCCCCGCCGCGAGGACGTCGTCCTGCGCGAGCCCGGCCCCGGCGACCTGGGCTGGATCGTGCAGCGCAACGCCGCGCTGTACGCCGCCGAGTACGGCTTCAACGCCGACTACGAGGGGCTGGTGGCCCGTATCGTCGCCGACTACGCCGAGGACCACGATCCGCATCTGGAGCGGGTGTGGGTCGCCGAGGTCGACGGCCGGCCGGTGGGCTGCATCATGTGCGTACGGGACGACGCCCCGGCCACCGCCCGGCTGCGGCTGCTGCTGGTCGAGCCCGAGGCGCGCGGGCTCGGCATCGGCGACCGGCTCGTGGGGGCCGTCGTCGACTTCGCACGCGGGGTCGGCTACCGCGACATCGTGCTGTGGACCAACGACGTCCTCGGCGCCGCCCGCCGCATCTACCAGCGACACGATTTCGTCCTGGTCGCCGAGAAACCGCACCGCTCGTTCGGAAAGGACCTGACCGGCCAGGACTGGCGGCTGGACCTGCACGGCTCCCCGGGGTGA
- a CDS encoding sugar phosphate isomerase/epimerase: protein MRLAFSTLGVPGLPIPDVVRLAATHGYHGVELRAHPEEPVHPGIDLSERVDVASEFKAGGIEILGLAGYARVAAPGDDGPVIEEIRRLLDLARDLGAPYVRVFPGADHEQTTERADALAARRLGTAAEYAADLGVRILLETHDSHRRAADAIRILGPVGHRHVGALWDVMHTWLGGEQPSESYAALSPFLGYVQVKDIASAEDTTPLPLGTGVLPLTECVEVLSRHGWDGWLCWEYEKRWYEEAAPLAELLGAGREHLGRLLNECA, encoded by the coding sequence ATGAGACTGGCGTTCTCCACCCTCGGCGTCCCCGGCCTGCCCATCCCGGACGTGGTCCGGCTCGCGGCCACCCACGGCTACCACGGCGTCGAGCTGCGCGCCCACCCGGAGGAACCGGTCCACCCGGGCATCGACCTCTCCGAACGGGTCGACGTGGCCTCCGAGTTCAAGGCGGGAGGCATCGAGATCCTGGGCCTCGCCGGGTACGCGCGCGTGGCCGCGCCCGGCGACGACGGCCCCGTGATCGAGGAGATCCGCCGCCTCCTCGACCTCGCCCGCGACCTCGGCGCCCCCTACGTCCGGGTCTTCCCCGGCGCGGACCACGAACAGACCACCGAGCGCGCCGACGCGCTGGCCGCCCGGCGGCTGGGCACGGCCGCGGAGTACGCCGCCGACCTCGGCGTACGCATCCTCCTGGAGACCCACGACTCGCATCGCAGGGCAGCCGACGCGATCCGGATCCTGGGCCCCGTCGGCCACCGTCATGTCGGCGCCCTGTGGGATGTCATGCACACCTGGCTGGGCGGCGAGCAGCCTTCGGAGTCGTACGCCGCCCTGTCGCCGTTCCTCGGCTATGTCCAGGTCAAGGACATCGCCTCCGCCGAGGACACCACCCCGCTCCCGCTCGGCACCGGCGTCCTGCCCCTCACCGAGTGCGTGGAGGTCCTCTCCCGCCACGGCTGGGACGGCTGGCTGTGCTGGGAGTACGAGAAGCGCTGGTACGAGGAGGCTGCGCCGCTGGCGGAGTTGCTGGGTGCGGGGCGGGAGCATTTGGGGCGGTTGCTGAACGAGTGCGCGTAG
- a CDS encoding ATP-binding protein — protein MNTESHPHTWRRSFMPVVENVPEARHGAQLALAAWAVPDDVAETIALILTELATNAVRHARRHGRTFDVALAHDGGKTIEVEVSDGSPHHPVLNGYDPDATSGRGLLLVDALCEEWGVREREFGKSVWARVVS, from the coding sequence GTGAACACGGAAAGTCACCCCCACACCTGGCGCCGCTCCTTCATGCCGGTCGTCGAGAACGTCCCCGAGGCCCGCCACGGCGCCCAACTGGCGCTCGCCGCCTGGGCGGTACCGGACGACGTCGCTGAGACGATCGCCCTGATCCTCACCGAACTGGCCACGAACGCCGTCCGGCACGCCCGTCGCCACGGCCGTACCTTCGACGTCGCCCTCGCGCACGACGGCGGCAAGACCATCGAGGTCGAGGTCTCGGACGGGTCGCCCCACCACCCCGTCCTGAACGGCTATGACCCGGACGCCACTTCGGGCCGCGGCCTCCTCCTCGTAGACGCACTGTGCGAGGAATGGGGCGTACGGGAGCGGGAGTTCGGCAAGTCCGTCTGGGCCCGCGTCGTCAGCTGA
- a CDS encoding Scr1 family TA system antitoxin-like transcriptional regulator yields the protein MRWGNRRRRRPRRRRSTSRRYWSQYEYLIECAARPNVALQVMPMSRAGHACLAGPMTVIETPENVTLVYLEGQGNSHLVSDPNEVGMLARRYAMIRTQALNSEESARLIKQLAGEL from the coding sequence TTGCGATGGGGCAACCGAAGAAGAAGGCGGCCTCGCCGGCGGCGCAGTACTTCGCGGAGGTACTGGTCCCAGTACGAGTACCTCATCGAGTGCGCCGCGCGTCCCAACGTCGCGCTCCAGGTCATGCCGATGAGCCGAGCAGGCCACGCCTGCCTGGCCGGGCCCATGACGGTGATCGAGACGCCGGAGAACGTCACCCTCGTCTACCTCGAAGGCCAGGGAAACAGCCACCTGGTATCCGACCCGAACGAAGTGGGCATGCTCGCCCGACGCTATGCGATGATCCGAACGCAGGCCCTCAACTCCGAGGAGTCTGCGCGTCTGATCAAGCAGTTGGCGGGTGAGCTGTGA
- a CDS encoding DUF397 domain-containing protein translates to MNNLAWFKSSYSDNTGGECLEVALSWFKSSYSDNTGGDCVEVATTSTIHIRDSKTPDAPHLTVSPTTWSAFLGGLHE, encoded by the coding sequence GTGAACAACTTGGCCTGGTTCAAGAGCAGTTATAGCGACAACACCGGCGGCGAATGCCTCGAAGTCGCCCTCTCGTGGTTCAAGAGCAGCTACAGCGACAACACCGGCGGTGACTGCGTCGAGGTGGCCACCACCTCAACCATCCACATCCGCGACTCCAAAACTCCGGACGCCCCCCACCTCACCGTCTCCCCCACCACCTGGTCAGCCTTCCTCGGCGGCCTCCACGAGTGA
- a CDS encoding GNAT family N-acetyltransferase, which translates to MTFRCEAPLLQGWLVRLEPLSRRHAADLAVAAEENRGTYEFTWVPRAEKVGQYIDEQLAREETGHLLPYAQVSLATGRAVGATAYWEPRCWRSDDQLDAVEVGFTWLSGSAQGTGINAEAKLLLFRHAFEVWDVSRVDLKTDARNSRSRAAIQSVGARFEGVLRNWSRSWAPGEEGRLRDSAIFSITAEEWPECRARLEERVARFAGRPRSLVEAAEEG; encoded by the coding sequence AGGGCTGGTTGGTGAGACTCGAACCGCTGTCACGGCGGCACGCGGCCGACCTGGCGGTGGCGGCGGAGGAGAACCGGGGCACGTACGAGTTCACCTGGGTACCGAGGGCCGAGAAGGTCGGGCAGTACATCGATGAGCAGCTCGCGAGAGAGGAGACGGGACATCTGTTGCCCTACGCCCAGGTGTCGTTGGCAACCGGACGGGCGGTGGGGGCAACGGCGTACTGGGAACCCAGGTGCTGGCGGTCCGACGACCAACTCGACGCGGTGGAGGTCGGATTCACCTGGCTGTCCGGTTCGGCGCAGGGTACGGGCATCAACGCCGAGGCCAAGCTGCTGCTCTTCCGGCACGCCTTCGAGGTGTGGGATGTGTCGAGGGTCGACCTGAAGACGGACGCCCGCAACAGCCGCTCCCGCGCGGCGATCCAGAGCGTGGGCGCACGCTTCGAGGGCGTACTGAGGAACTGGTCGCGTTCGTGGGCCCCGGGGGAGGAGGGCCGACTGCGTGACTCGGCGATCTTCTCGATCACGGCAGAGGAGTGGCCGGAGTGCCGGGCGCGGCTGGAGGAACGGGTGGCGCGGTTCGCGGGCCGACCTCGGTCACTCGTGGAGGCCGCCGAGGAAGGCTGA